In Fusarium oxysporum f. sp. lycopersici 4287 chromosome 4, whole genome shotgun sequence, a genomic segment contains:
- a CDS encoding hypothetical protein (At least one base has a quality score < 10) — MSLLVLWSSVQARIHTSPSTSQTTTAALPPYNSSQSAVCAVWLFANIWFANFMRAKLPSFSLPVVIYSILINNSTTSGPRFATTQAVEAFVKEQLLAMLFGMAIATGVSLFIFPISSRMIVIGQFRGFICLLRKVVSLQKEYLATLAKDDIFDNQTRNAEERESWQEKKKRKSRRVEKEKEKDEGMAEAKAAKRLADTTHTARVLTGKIHDNMTFAKRDMAWGKLDTKDLGEIVAISSLADILHRIAERRRRNVVKETLEESAAEGNWEKQLWNDMKQLHTPFQTFVEAIDQGLEHTGICLEILPKPKVTRKSTSIGSDDVEAHGDAVNPGDQYFGSLVNKKVQKFNSENGDTTQAWVRDEASNAIPRNQAQLYVILYIQQLMHVAGDALQDLVAFADKKIEDGTMKHKRLIFPTEQRLLKWLMSVFKGQDSSVKQNQDILETNNIDYGDSLNPKKDLEHLPATNIWQHFGNWLRRILLLLGSKESHFGFRVAAATMTVGILAFLEQTHQFFQDQRLDWAMITIALGMTITSGQSIFGFFCRIGGTCLAMVFSLIIWYAVDQKTPGVIVLLWFFIFIEYYFFKFPRFLTAVMITIITQIVIIGYELQVRQLGEAVATQSGQPYYPTYLLAPYRLAVVASGCLIAFFWTIFPSPLTDRTSLRQDLSATIYLLAQYFSVILSTVQSQLEGTAGDIDSETSPAYHLSKARRKIFGKVMRLMSSIESHIMWQRWEPNLGGRFPVETYQEIIKRSGRIMSYLTLMSYALTHPPQIHKTEDPDDRQASSSDAAADAHDSSWWPAITEAFSGVEATNHTFLSTLALLSNSILAGQSLPPFMLLPQPYKMMPRLIQLRKDDRATESDPDDNPSLPHRDFSRGRGNPGLTTVDLRQEARDHAVEKRTKRDPQPLSKQADVAVPGDTKSLGAALDQCGYAEFVAMQVCSTLVCDDLEGLVRAMSGLVGVMDFNFGAGQGGRDSRASEMVEKPLARCRTTQLIAAMSKKAV; from the exons ATGTCTCTCCTCGTCCTCTGGTCCTCTGTCCAGGCACGTATTCATACCTCTCCTTCCACGTCCCAGACTACGACAGCAGCCCTACCGCCGTATAATTCGTCTCAGTCAGCCGTCTGCGCAGTATGGCTCTTCGCCAATATCTGGTTTGCGAACTTTATGCGGGCGAAGCTGCCTAGTTTCAGCCTGCCTGTGGTAATTTATAgcatcttgatcaacaaTAGCACGACTTCTGGGCCCAGGTTTGCCACGACTCAAGCAGTGGAGGCCTTCGTCAAAGAGCAGCTTCTAGCGATGCTATTTGGAATGGCAATAGCAACAGGGGTGTCACTCTTCATCTTTCCTATTAGTAGTCGCATGATAGTGATCGGTCAGTTCAGAGGCTTCATTTGCCTACTAAGAAAGGTAGTCAGCCTACAAAAGGAATATCTGGCGACATTAGCAAAAGACGACATTTTTGACAATCAAACGAGGAATGCCGAAGAGCGAGAATCCtggcaggagaagaagaagcggaagTCCAGGAGGgtggagaaggagaaggagaaggatgaggGCATGGCTGAGGCGAAAGCAGCCAAGCGTCTAGCAGATACAACCCATACAGCAAGAGTCTTGACGGGCAAGATCCATGATAATATGACATTTGCCAAGAGAGATATGGCTTGGGGAAAGCTTGACACGAAAGATCTCGGCGAGAT AGTGGCGATAAGTTCACTTGCAGATATTCTCCACCGAATCGCCGAACGTCGAAGGCGGAATGTCGTTAAGGAGACACTAGAGGAGAGCGCGGCAGAAGGAAATTGGGAGAAACAATTGTGGAATGATATGAAACAACTGCACACGCCATTCCAGACTTTTGTGGAAGCAATCGACCAAGGGCTTGAACATACTGGCATCTGCTTGGAAATTCTCCCGAAACCAAAGGTCACCAGGAAGTCAACAAGCATCGGATCGGATGATGTCGAGGCGCATGGAGATGCGGTAAACCCAGGTGACCAGTATTTTGGTAGCCTTGTGAATAAGAAAGTCCAAAAATTCAATTCGGAAAATGGAGATACCACTCAGGCCTGGGTTAGGGATGAAGCCAGCAACGCCATACCAAGGAACCAGGCGCAACTTTACGTGATCTTATACATACAACAGCTGATGCATGTGGCTGGGGACGCCCTCCAAGACCTCGTCGCCTTCGCAGATAAGAAAATCGAGGATGGCACAATGAAACACAAACGCTTAATCTTCCCAACCGAACAGCGGCTATTGAAATGGTTGATGAGTGTCTTCAAAGGTCAGGACTCGAGCGTAAAGCAGAACCAGGATATCCTGGAGACGAATAATATTGATTACGGAGATAGCTTGAACCCTAAGAAGGACCTAGAGCATCTTCCTGCTACTAATATCTGGCAGCACTTTGGGAACTGGCTTCGTAGGATCCTGTTACTGTTAGGATCTAAGGAGTCCCACTTCGGCTTTCGAGTGGCCGCTGCTACGATGACAGTCGGTATCCTGGCATTCTTAGAGCAAACCCACCAATTCTTTCAGGATCAGAGGCTAGATTGGGCAATGATTACTATCGCTCTAGGGATGACGATTA CTTCTGGCCAGTCGATTTTTGGCTTTTTCTGTCGAATCGGAGGCACATGTCTAGCTATGGTTTTCTCACTCATTATCTGGTATGCCGTTGACCAGAAGACCCCTGGCGTTATTGTTCTCCTTTGGtttttcatcttcattgagTATTACTTTTTTAAATTTCCCCGGTTTCTTACAGCCGTTATGATTACCATTATTACTCAAATTGTTATTATCGGTTACGAGTTACAGGTAAGACAGCTTGGCGAAGCGGTAGCAACCCAGTCAGGACAGCCATATTACCC AACCTATCTTCTGGCTCCGTATCGGCTCGCTGTTGTCGCATCGGGCTGTCTAATTGCGTTCTTCTGGACAATATTCCCTTCTCCTCTAACAGATCGGACATCGCTTCGACAGGATTTGTCCGCGACTATATACCTTCTCGCTCAATATTTCAGCGTCATACTTTCGACTGTGCAATCGCAGCTTGAAGGGACAGCAGGCGATATCGATTCAGAAACATCGCCTGCTTACCACCTTTCAAAAGCTCGGCGTAAGATTTTCGGCAAGGTTATGCGTCTCATGTCTTCTATCGAGTCTCACATTATGTGGCAGCGGTGGGAGCCCAACCTAGGCGGCCGTTTTCCCGTTGAGACATACCAAGAGATCATCAAGCGTAGCGGGCGTATTATGAGTTATCTAACGCTTATGAGCTACGCCCTAACACATCCGCCGCAAATACATAAGACGGAGGACCCCGACGATAGGCAAGCTAGTTCATCGGATGCCGCCGCAGATGCGCATGATAGTAGCTGGTGGCCGGCGATCACAGAGGCCTTCTCGGGAGTAGAAGCGACTAACCATACTTTCCTGTCGACATTGGCCTTATTGTCAAACTCGATTCTTGCAGGCCAGAGCTTGCCACCCTTCatgcttcttcctcaacctTACAAGATGATGCCGAGGCTGATTCAGCTGCGTAAAGACGACAGGGCCACCGAGTCAGATCCAGATGACAATCCATCGCTTCCCCATCGAGACTTCTCACGCGGACGCGGAAACCCGGGTTTGACTACCGTCGATTTGCGCCAGGAAGCCCGAGATCACGCCGTGGAGAAACGCACCAAACGCGACCCTCAACCCCTGAGCAAACAAGCAGACGTGGCCGTCCCCGGAGATACCAAATCCTTGGGTGCAGCCTTGGATCAGTGTGGCTACGCAGAATTCGTCGCGATGCAGGTGTGTAGCACGCTTGTATGCGACGACCTTGAGGGGTTGGTGCGGGCGATGAGCGGGCTTGTAGGTGTCATGGATTTCAATTTTGGCGCTGGCCAAGGCGGCAGGGATAGTAGAGCCAGCGAGATGGTTGAAAAGCCGCTGGCCCGGTGCAGGACGACTCAGCTTATTGCCGCAATGAGTAAGAAGGCGGTTTAA
- a CDS encoding succinyl-CoA synthetase alpha subunit → MATRPTLADAWRLSRTLLPHGSTKYLSTYIPRHQVYDTTIANLNIGKDTKVIYQGFTGKAATLNAKDTLAYGTNVVGGVSPGKGGQEHLGLPVFNTVREAMEQVNPHATSVFVPAQFAAAAIIEAIEAEVPLVVTVAEHIPVHDILRVHDVLKTQSKTRLVGPNCPGIIAPEQCRIGIMPYKQYKKGSIGIVSKSGTLSYEAVGSTSKAGLGQSLVVGMGGDMMPGTTLVDALKLFFNHPGTEGIIAIGEIGGEAELRAAEAIKDYRRITRNPKPIIAMVAGKTAPEGRTMGHAGALLQSGDISAEAKAKALADSGAIVVPHPGVMGQIMNELLSLYTNKIPEGSGQLGPDISFLNLEPEPPRGH, encoded by the exons ATGGCAACTCGCCCAACATTGGCCGACGCTTGGCGACTATCTCGGACTCTCTTGCCTCATGGGAGCACCAAATATCTATCAACTTACATACCTAGGCATCAGGTCTACGACACCACCATTGCCAACTTGAACATTGGCAAGGATACTAAGGTGATCTACCAAG GGTTTACTGGTAAAGCC gcaACTCTTAATGCCAAAGATACCCTTGCATATGGAACTAAtgtcgttggtggtgtaTCCCCAGGCAAAGGTGGCCAAGAGCATTTGGGTCTTCCTGTATTTAATACGGTCAGAGAG GCTATGGAACAGGTAAACCCCCATGCGACATCAGTCTTCGTACCAGCACAATTCGCCGCTGCTGCTATCATTGAAGCAATAGAGGCAGAAGTGCCTCTTGTGGTGACCGTGGCTGAGCACATACCTGTACATGACATACTGCGTGTCCATGATGTGCTAAAAACTCAATCTAAAACTCGCCTTGTTGGTCCCAACTGCCCCGGTATTATTGCTCCCGAGCAGTGCCGTATTGGCATTATGCCGTATAAGCAGTATAAGAAGGGCTCTATCGGTATAGTCTCGAAGAGCGGAACCCTAAGTTACGAAGCTGTGGGCTCAACATCGAAGGCTGGATTGGGTCAAAGCCTCGTTGTTGGTATGGGAGGAGATATGATGCCAG GGACAACACTTGTGGACGCCCTTAAGCTGTTCTTTAATCATCCAGGAACAGAGGGCATCATTGCTATTGGTGAGATTGGTGGGGAGGCAGAACTCAGAGCTGCTGAAGCCATTAAGGACTACAGGAGAATCACGAGAAATCCAAAGCCAATCATAGCGATGGTTGCTGGTAAGACAGCCCCTGAAGGTAGAACCATGGGCCACGCCGGTGCACTTCTGCAATCAGGTGATATATCTGCTGAAGCCAAGGCGAAGGCTTTGGCAGATAGTGGAGCCATTGTAGTACCACATCCTGGGGTCATGGGACAGATTATGAACGAATTGCTTTCGTTATATACTAACAAAATCCCTGAAGGATCGGGTCAATTAGGTCCCGACATATCATTCCTTAACCTAGAACCGGAGCCACCAAGAGGGCACTAA
- a CDS encoding hypothetical protein (At least one base has a quality score < 10), producing the protein MLTTCLAGGKCVIKSQILKGGRGKGTFDTGFYGGVRIAELPEEGEQISSQMLGHRLKTKQTSGAGILVEKVLVAEFEECEEEWYLAIALDRERYSPVVLISRSGGVDIEETAKGESSSLRSFHFDYAEGITPDLLKRLRTDVGANSARSRKTWSYPDPSLGPLSNFKCLDAKFMIDDASQRRQPELFAQRDIQAEVPEEIEAQTYGLVYIKMDGNIGNVVNGAGLAMATNDAIAYHGGASANFLDAGGQATKNTIQKAFEIILRDTRVKVILVNIYGGIIRCDMIAESIIGATKELGPLRVPLVVRLQGTNSPEGLKILEDADLGFHVESEFGEAAKKAVQLSKSL; encoded by the exons ATGCTGACTACCTGTCTTGCAGGTGGAAAATGCGTCATCAAATCTCAAATTCTCAAGGGCGGCAGAGGCAAAGGAACATTCGACACTGGATTCTACGGCGGTGTTAGAATCGCAGAGCTCCCGGAAGAAGGCGAGCAGATATCCTCTCAGATGTTGGGACATCGCCTCAAAACCAAGCAGACTTCAGGAGCAGGGATCCTTGTCGAAAAGGTGCTGGTGGCAGAGTTCGAAGAATGCGAGGAGGAGTGGTATCTCGCCATAGCCCTGGATCGCGAACGGTACTCCCCAGTTGTGCTTATCTCAAGAAGTGGCGGTGTCGACATTGAAGAAACGGCAAAAGGCGAGAGCAGtagcttgagaagctttcACTTCGACTACGCTGAAGGCATCACACCAGATCTTCTGAAACGTCTCCGTACAGATGTTGGTGCGAATTCTGCCCGAAGCAGAAAAACTTGGAGCTATCCTGACCCGTCTTTGGGACCTCTTT CTAATTTCAAGTGTCTTGACGCAAAATTTATGATTGACGATGCTTCGCAGCGACGGCAGCCCGAGCTGTTCGCCCAGCGAGATATCCAAGCAGAGGTTCCCGAGGAGATTGAGGCACAAACGTATGGGCTGGTATATATCAAGATGGATGGTAATATTGGCAATGTAGTCAATGGTGCAGGTCTTGCTATGGCTACTAATGACGCGATTGCCTATCACGGTGGTGCAAGCGCGAACTTTCTCGATGCAGGAGGTCAGGCTACGAAGAACACTATACAAAAGGCATTTGAGATTATTCTTCGGGATACTCGGGTCAAGGTAATTCTCGTTAATATCTATGGAG GCATTATTAGATGCGATATGATCGCTGAATCCATTATTGGTGCTACCAAAGAGCTCGGACCATTGCGTGTGCCGCTTGTTGTTCGGTTACAGGGGACCAATTCACCTGAAGGATTGAAAATT CTGGAGGATGCCGATCTTGGATTCCATGTTGAATCTGAGTTTGGAGAGGCAGCAAAGAAGGCCGTCCAGCTTTCTAAGTCCTTATaa
- a CDS encoding dihydroflavonol-4-reductase, with amino-acid sequence MARTLLTGGSGFIAAHILDALLKRGHSVATTVRSQEKAEQIKASHPGVSKENLEFVIVPDISAPDAFDEAVVSDPPFEAVIHTASPFHFRVQDVKKDLLDPALNGTVGLLKAVKNNAPSVKRVVVTSSGAAILDFLKPQTYIFTEADWNNMTWKEATSNPLNAYRASKVFSEKAAWDFVEKEKPHYSLTSMNPPMVYGPIVHHIKDLDGLNTSNERIRDIAFGKAKDSCPFTGIFLWVDVRDLALAHVLAIEKPEAAGQRFCVSPGQYSNKDIVECIREEFPELRDGLPTGDALKPGDFPPTGWYGYDNTKSKEVLGISYRPLKDCIVDTVNSLKTFIK; translated from the exons ATGGCGCGGACCCTTCTTACTGGTGGAAGTGGCTTTATTGCCGCTCACATTCTAGATGCGCTGCTTAAACGCGGGCATTCTGTTGCGACCACCGTCCGCTCACAGGAAAAGGCAGAGCAGATCAAAGCATCCCACCCGGGTGTCTCAAAGGAGAATCTGGAGTTTGTGATTGTGCCTGATATTTCCGCGCCTGATG CCTTCGACGAGGCGGTTGTTTCTGATCCACCTTTCGAGGCTGTGATCCATACAGCCAGCCCGTTCCATTTCCGTGTTCAGGATGTTAAGAAGGATCTCCTGGATCCAG ctctCAACGGTACTGTTGGTCTCCTCAAGGCCGTCAAAAACAATGCTCCGTCAGTCAAGCGAGTGGTGGTTACATCTTCGGGCGCCGCAATCCTGGACTTTTTAAAGCCTCAGACATATATTTTCACAGAG GCGGATTGGAACAACATGACCTGGAAAGAGGCTACTTCCAACCCCCTTAATGCCTACCGCGCAAGCAAAGTTTTCTCT GAGAAAGCTGCATGGGACTTTGTGGAAAAGGAGAAGCCCCACTATTCCCTCACAAGT ATGAACCCACCCATGGTCTACGGTCCTATAGTTCATCAtatcaaggatcttgatGGACTGAATACTTCCAACGAGCGCATTCGGGACATTGCCTTTGGTAAAGCAAAGGATAGCTGCCCATTCACTGGGATATTCCTGTGGGTGGACGTCCGTGACCTGGCATTGGCACACGTTCTAGCAATTGAGAAACCTGAGGCAGCTGGCCAGCGTTTCTGTGTTTCTCCAGGACAGTACTCCAACAAGGACATTGTGGAATGTATCCGGGAAGAATTCCCTGAACTTCGAGACGGTTTGCCGACGGGAGACGCATTGAAGCCAGGTGATTTCCCTCCCACAGGATGGTATGGGTATGATAataccaagtccaaggagGTCTTGGGTATCAGCTATCGACCATTGAAGGATTGTATTGTCGACACGGTGAACAGTCTTAAGACgtttattaaataa
- a CDS encoding hypothetical protein (At least one base has a quality score < 10): protein MAPTPSQAHTLALLERIGGCLSLVAVFLIFIAYGLMARLQNPRNTFIIMASIANLGASIACIIARDGLAAGQDSALCKAQAFMLQMFIQSDAWWALGMAINDEKVHSTITTPLGPDHGPGPIWCSVSDNWSNVRIFASFTFVWPLLVGSVVLNFIVGYHIFHSRNQVRNLSNSMGLTNTATRSHPENTVYPVVVTEFHVTRGPVSPVSLPAPAHTQLTLGLLETSLHETPNQYLSTTTSLKSTPRKARVQRGIIAARTLVFKCRLEDPVKRVYLRATFLFTLSVVVSWTPVSINRFHSFLYGSSPFPYQVATVALLPLQGVWNAVIFYMTSHKILRDWAQDQRART, encoded by the exons ATGGCACCGACGCCAAGCCAGGCCCATACGCTTGCACTTCTGGAGCGGATCGGAGGCTGCTTAAGCCTTGTCGCCGtttttctcatcttcattgcTTATGGGCTCATGGCGCGTCTTCAGAACCCTCGGAATACCTTCATTATCATGGCGAGCATCGCCAACCTCGGCGCAAGCATCGCTTGTATCATCGCCAGAGATGGACTCGCAGCAGGCCAAGATTCTGCGCTTTGCAAGGCGCAGGCCTTTATGCTTCAGAT GTTCATACAATCCGATGCATGGTGGGCACTTGGAATGGCTATCAATGATGAAAAAGTCCACTCCACCATAACCACTCCACTGGGACCGGACCATGGCCCGGGGCCA ATTTGGTGCAGCGTCAGTGATAATTGGTCAAACGTTCGCATCTTCGCCTCTTTCACCTTTGTATGGCCTCTTCTCGTTGGATCAGTCGTCTTGAACTTCATCGTTGGATACCATATATTTCATTCGAGGAACCAAGTCCGCAACCTGTCGAATTCAATG GGCTTAACCAACACTGCAACACGCTCCCACCCCGAGAACACTGTATATCCGGTGGTTGTCACTGAATTCCACGTCACTCGCGGGCCAGTCTCCCCCGTTTCTCTGCCTGCGCCAGCACACACGCAGCTAACCTTGGGGCTTCTGGAAACCTCGCTACACGAAACACCGAATCAATATTTGTCGACAACCACGTCGCTCAAATCCACTCCGCGAAAAGCTCGAGTACAACGCGGCATAATTGCAGCAAGAACCCTTGTATTTAAATGCCGCCTCGAGGACCCTGTAAAGAGGGTATATTTAAGAGCTACGTTTCTCTTCACTTTGAGTGTCGTCGTTTCGTGGACACCGGTTTCTATCAACCGCTTTCATAGCTTCCTGTATGGTAGTTCTCCTTTTCCGTACCAGGTTGCGACTGTAGCCCTTCTGCCACTCCAGGGTGTATGGAATGCTGTTATTTTCTACATGACTAGTCATAAAATCTTGCGGGATTGGGCGCAGGACCAACGAGCTCGAACGTGA